The nucleotide window TCTTTTGAATGTCTACCATCTCATCAAAAGTGAGGTTGGTTTTGACATTATTACCTAGAGCTGCAAAGATCTCATCAAACTTCGTTAATGAAGAGAAGCTGGCACCTTTTTTAATAACACCTTGGATAATTTGACGTTGTCTTGTCTGCCTTCCGAAGTCGCCTCTCGGGTCTTCATAACGCATTCTGGAATATTTCAAGGCTTTTTCGCCATTAAGGACTAATTCGCCTTTTGTGAAATGGACACCTTCATAAGTGAAATCTAGTGTATTGTTGACCGTAACCCCTCCGACAGCATCTACAATTTCCTTAAAGCTCTCCATATTGATTTGCATATAGTAATCGATAGGGATATCAAGGAAGTTTTCTACTGTATCCATTGACATTTCTACCCCGCCAAACGCGTAGGCATGATTGATTTTATCATCGAAGCCTTTTCCTACGATTTCTGTTCTAGTATCGCGTGGGATACTTAGCATTTTGGTTGAGTTTTCTTCAGGATTTACTGTTAAAACAATCATTGTATCTGAGCGGCCACGGTCACCAGATCGCTCATCGACCCCAAGCATCAGAACTGAAAAAGGTTCTTTCTTCTCCAGTGTGATTTCTTCAACCCTTTTCTCCGATTTCTCACGCTTTATCGGCTGGTGCATGGTATCTACTGCTTTCGTTAGTGAAGAATAGACATTATAAGCGTATGCTCCTACTCCTGCAATTAATAATAGAAAAATGACTCCAACGACTCGGAGCCATGTTCGCTTCTTCTTTCCTGTATGTTTTTCGGCTCTCATGAATTGACCTCCATAGTATGACAAAATAGCATGACATCTGACATCTAGAATACCAAAAAAGCAAGAATTTGAATATCCTTTTTTTTGAAATAAAAAGCAGCATCCAACAATCTTGGATGCTGTCTAGATTAGTACGCGATATATCAAATTACAAAAATATAAACAATAACTTAATCCAACCTAAAAATGAAATCCAAAGCGGTATGCTTAATGAGAATGCCCATGAGAAACCTATTGCAAAATTACCTTCATGTTCCATACCATCACATCCCGTGACTTTTAATAAAAATATACCCGCTTTTCTGAAAATATATTCCTGGAATAATTGTACATAGGGAAAGATCCCAACTTGTTAATGTTGGGATCTTATTATATCTCATGGTCTCTTAAATCTGATTGGCAAGTAAAGTTACAAGTGCACTAATCAGTACGGTGGAGAGAAGGATGGATGTATATAATATGTATTTGTTCCGTTCCTTTTTCCGTTGTTTTTCTTCCGGCGTAAGCCACTGATAGTTAGACATCAAATGTAGTCTCCTTTATCTTTGATGGCAGCTGGCTGGCTTCGCCTTATGACGGAGGCCCCTCTAGCTTTGCGTCACTCTTTTTCAAGAGTTTTGCCTTCTAAAGTATAACTTTATGAAACTTGTGAAAAAATAGGTATTTTGTCACATTTTGTCG belongs to Mesobacillus subterraneus and includes:
- the tagU gene encoding polyisoprenyl-teichoic acid--peptidoglycan teichoic acid transferase TagU translates to MRAEKHTGKKKRTWLRVVGVIFLLLIAGVGAYAYNVYSSLTKAVDTMHQPIKREKSEKRVEEITLEKKEPFSVLMLGVDERSGDRGRSDTMIVLTVNPEENSTKMLSIPRDTRTEIVGKGFDDKINHAYAFGGVEMSMDTVENFLDIPIDYYMQINMESFKEIVDAVGGVTVNNTLDFTYEGVHFTKGELVLNGEKALKYSRMRYEDPRGDFGRQTRQRQIIQGVIKKGASFSSLTKFDEIFAALGNNVKTNLTFDEMVDIQKNYKDAGKNIEQMEIKGSGTKINKIYYLMVPESEKQRVQDELKSHLKLK